The nucleotide sequence TTGCCGCAAAATTACTGCACGATGATCACCGATCAGGCGACCACCTCGCCTAAATGACAAAGTACGAATTATGACTCGATGGGtaaaaattattacataaacTTACAAATAGAAGTGGCTCAATTGGAACCTAAAACAACTCCAATCCTCTACCAGAATGGTCTGGGTGGATCCTTTTGTCTACCTTTACTATCATTCCTTGTCCTTCCAGCTATCATCTAAACAAAGAAACCCTCTCCACGCTAATCTCATCAAGATGCACCCGCGGCTGCATGCTTACCATATTCCCCCTGTTCTTCTTTGGCAAACTCTTCAATTAATTCGCGTTGCCTTTGAGTCAGATTCCTGCATAGTTACATGTCTCAAGTTACGAATAATAAAGATAAAACACTGGCTCAAAGAGTTTTTATGGTCAAAACAGAGGTCGTTTGGAACCACGAAAACTTACGCTGGAATGCTGACATTGAAATGCACGTATTGATCACCAAATGTATAAGAGTTCCTTGTCTTTATCCCTGTTATACATCCCCAGTAAGTTAAGTGAGAAATGACCTTGTTCCATTCACATCGAGGGGagattaataaattaaattttcatatGATATTACTAAATTGCAAAACAACATAGATACGCCTTTACATAAGCCAAAttatgaataataaaatataaaactagAGCACATTAAATGTCAGCCATAATCAGATAAGACTTAAACTTTAACCCGCATCACCAGTCCCCAACCCAGCTTGCTCAATGCTCACTCAAGCATAAGAAAcatcaaaattttctttctgcTGATTTTGCTCTGCTTTCAATAAAAGAAGAGGTTGACCGGAGATTCAACTCCGAACTTTCAAGAGCAGAAACTTACCACTTACAATAACCTATTAACCAATTTCTAATCCAACTTGTTTCTTCATAGAGTTAATGAGGAAAGTGGGGAAGTCAAATCTTATCAGAGTGAGAAAATTAACCTATAAAGAGTAATTCGACTGCCTTACCTTTCTTCTTCAAGACTACCTTCTGACCAGGTTGGGTGCCAGCACGAACCTGCAGACAAGAAAGCAATGTGAATTATGCCACCGTTGATTATATAACAGTATCTAAACTTGAGTCATTTCCACTTGTACACGAGTTGTCGAAGCATGAGTTCCAAAGCAAACCTTTAATACAACATCGCCTGTGAGAGTTGGGACCTGGATAGTTCCTCCCAAAATTGCCTGCAAAGAAGTATTCACTAAACCTCAGTATGCCAATACAATAATGTTTCCTAATAATGGTATTCAGTTGCAAGAAAAGGCACAGTTGATAACTCCCCAAAACCAGCATACAATAATAATTAGTCTGCATAGAAACATATTAACTTTCAACAGCACAATACACATAAAAATTGAACAGACAATTTAGCTTGTTGGTGCCTCTGAGGCAATAAGATTCTGATACAGGATTTTCTGTTATTAAAGCCCATTAATTTCCCGAGAACTGAAAAATTTAAGCAGTACCTGAGTTATACCGAGAACAGCATCTACATGAATGTCTGCACCTTCTCTACGGAAAACTGGGTCTTCCCTAACCTGCAAATAGATTTAAGATGTAAATTAATGAAAAGCAGCTTATACATCCTAAGGACCTGTTCCAGTGTCAcccagaaaaaataaatatatatacatatacatacatatatctcaaGTGGACGCAAGGACATTATCAAGGATTAGTAGGTCACCTTAATGGTAACAAAAAGATCACCAGGTTGCATTCCATCAGGATCAGCCCCACCGCTACTAAACACTCTTATAGTTTCATTGTCATCAACACCTGCAAATGGAAATAACCAGTTGTCCActattaccaaaaaaataaaaagaaataaaaaaagcagATATAGTAGTTCGAAAATTGGAGAGTTTGTTGCAAATGATGATTCATAAATGCAGCCATATTTTATTAACAAAATAACAAATGTTCTGTTAATATTTGCAAAGGACAAAAGCAAAGGATTAGGCTTGAGAATCAAgagtgtgttttattatttgaatgCGAGCAATGAAATGGAATGACGAAAGGAAGAGCGACAGCATCATAGGTGCTAAGTATCCAACAAAAATTCTTTCACATAGTAAAACACCCTCATTGAAACATTGATAACAATTTAGTACAGAGCCTAACTTGATGCCCAACTCATGGGTGTAACAGTATATGATACGAACGatataaaaatcaaaagcatatcAATCTATTGAATAGCTTGATATAAAATGATCAGCAAAACAAATGATCCCTTGAATAACGTAAAAACTACAACGATCACCCATACGCAACCAAATGCCTCACAATTATAAGAAATACCTGGCATGATGTCTAACTAAAATATAAGAAATACCTGGCATGATGTCTAACTTGACAGACTTCATTCCACTTTTGACCCGTCTTCCATTACACGAATTGCAAAGTTTCTGAAACCAAAAAGTGAATTATTTTACTTCGTGGTAACtcataataaaaaatgattaCATAGTCAACATTTTAGACAAAACAGAACAGGATACAACATAAAATTGAGCATAACCATAACAGTATCCAAGGAGatctaaaaaggaaaaaatagcattggaaaataaatttttaacacaGCAGATCTCATTGATATGGGCAAGCATGTACAGATTTGTGCAGAAATGTAAGTATCAACTTACATGAATCCATGGGAACGTACTAACAATACAGTTTGAAGTACTCTTATTAAGATACTGCTACCATTCACATATAGGGACTTGTCTCTTCCCCTCTCCTCAGTTCGGTTTTGAACAAAATAGGTGCTTCAGAAGAAAGAGGGATAAAACGAGCACACACACAGCCCGGACACATTTACTTTCCCAAAGCCAAATACTTGATCTCTTTTGTAACTTCAAATCTAAGCAATTATCTTATGacaaacaaaatataatcaTATGGCTAACAATAGCTGACCCAAAAAAAGGGCAACAAATGTATTATGAAGTAACAAGGTTAGAACAGCAGGCAGCAAACAAAgactaaatattgaaaaatgaaGACATGACACATCTggagaaaaatataaacaatcaaACTTATCTGTAGAGGAGTGAAAATGCATTAGTGCAGATAAGATGTGAACCGTACCGGGAAAGTTTTACCAGTCCCCCCACACTGAGAACAAGTTGTCTGCATCCTAAATGGGCCAGTTTGCATGAAAGTCTGGGTATACAGCAAACCAAGAGTTAACAAGAGTGGATGACTCGATATCCtttcttattaaaataaataaatcaggTTTATGTTCTTAGAGAAACTAACCATCCCAGACCCTTTACAGCGCTTACATGATTCAGGTCTGGTGCCAGGGGGAACACCACTTCCACCTGCAATGATCCACAGAACAATAAGTTAGCTAAAAAGTTTCCTTGCAAACCAATTGGGCAAAAGACAACTACATACTAGAACATTtccacaaaagaaaagaagacatTTAGAGGTGAACAAATCAGGCATACCACAGGCTTCACAAGGCACTGCAGCTTGAAATGACACCGTTTTAGCACATCCCTGAACAGCTTCCATGAAGGAAAGTTCCAAAGTAACCTGAGTATTTATAAGAACAGAAATCCATGTCATGAAGCAAATTCTAAAGCACAAATAAATATCAACAACAAAATTGAAGCGGAATGAAACCTTGATGTCTTGACCACCATTCTGACGGAAAATGTTGAAGATCTAATCTCCATCGGAAACAGCGCAACACCAATAACATGCACATACAATCccaaaatgaagataaattCCCAAAAAAATGCAAAAGTCAGCAACTTGGGAATGTAGGAAGTATTTTAGAACATATAATATGTCTTCTATGATCATAACATATTAGATAGCATAAGATCACTTAGAAAAGATTCAAAAAATCTTCTGAATACTAAATGGAAAGAGAGATAAGAAAGACTGTGGAGTGCTGGACCACATCGGCACATCCTCATCAAGACAAGAACGGGCTCCTTACAAATACTTGACAGGATATACAAATTTCACCAGTTAAGAAAACTAGAATATACAGAATAGTTTAATGAGCAACAGAAAAATGCTAAATTAAGTACTTTCATGGTTGTTCAAAGGAACTAATCCAAAGGCCTTTTTTCTAGTTCTTCAAAATTATGATCTCAAATTCCAAAACTCCCAGATGACAAGAATACTAACAAGCAAAAAAACCTGACATAAGGATAGAGTCAttacattttcatcaaatataTCTTTAAATGGATTTCTGAAATCATTTGGAAAGCCGTTGCCTTGATTCTCATATGCATCATGGCCCATCTGTAAGAGAGTGCTTAATTACATAAGTCATAAAGAAAAGGTACTAATACAAGGAACACGGTTACATAACACAATTCTGAAGGAGGCAACACAATAAATGTACAATACAACTGAAGTCAAGATTCACTTACTTAAAAAGATCATGAAGTTAATGAGTTTAACAGCAGAACATGGACTATAATAGTCTATAACTGCCCCTGAcattggccaaaaaaaaaaaaaaaattcaccagTATCTTAGGGCCTGTTTGGTATCTAACTTgagaacaaaactcaaaattttaattttttctaaaaacacatgttttgatttaaaaattttaaattcaaaacattgtttggTATGCATTTTCTCAAAACTAATCCAAACAGAAAAAGTCAAACGCCCAGGCGGCCCAGCCCAAGCAATTACCAGACCACCGCATCCCTCCCATCCCCAGCGGCAAAAGACCAATTTCCCAACCACCGCATCCCTCACTTCCCTAGCGGCGACTCCTTTTGATATTTACCAACTCCTTACTCCAAACTCGCACTAACAGAGGCTAATCATGTTGGCGGTCTCAAACCTGAGATCCAACAACCATAGGGAAGATGTGGTGGTTATGGTGGATGCAAGTGAGAAGAGATAAGATTGAAGAGGCAACAGAGAAGAGAGGAATGAAGAGGTGGGAGAGATCAATTTGTCTTGGCCGGAGGGAGAAGGATAGAGGTGGTGGCTATGGTGGACATAAGCGGGAAGGGATTGGAAAGGCAATAGAGAAAAGAGGATTGAAGAGGCAAGAGGGAACGGAGTACATCGAatgggagagaggagagagagggagagagagacgggAGTGACAgtccataaaataaaaagtctaAAAACACACTATTTGTGTTTTCAACCAATAGCCCTTGTTTTtagatatttttgagttatggTTTTGAGAATTGTATTCAAATCCACTACCAAACAAAGATTTTAAATTTGTGACTCAAAAcctgtttttgagttaaaaacaTTGGATCTAAATCAAATACCAAACAGGCCCTTAGTATCTTTTCAAAGCGGAACATCTGGAACTATAACCATTTTTTGTATCCTAACCTGCAATACGTCTTCTATGTTTTTTTATAGTTGAAAAGAAGTCTTCTATGTTTGTTGAGAAGTACTTTGCATCTTCAGGGGGTAGACAAGCAAAAATTGCTGGAATATATGTTTGACTGCTATTGTTTGATAGTACCCAGAGAATGAATTATAAGGAGTTCTCAACAATCTAAGAAAGTGTTATCCCTATCCAGTTCATTGTCATGTAAAACTATCAAAAGCATTAACTACAAGGTTTTACAAGAAAAATACCAAGGACCCACTCCACATCATACTCAGACAGAAGCATTTCATAATGGAACACACAGAGAAGTTAATTTTGAACCAAAATATAGAGCGCATAAATAAAGAATAGAAGTAACACCTGGTCATATTCTTGACGTTTTTCCTCATCTTTCAAAACCTACAATAATAATGAAAACAAGTTCTTTTTAGTCTATTCATAAGTCAATAGTAATTAGTAAATAAATtctgaagaaaaattaaaacctcATAGGCCTTTTGAACTTCTTGAAACTTCTTTTCTGTATCAGGATCATTTTTATTTGTGTCTGGATGGAGCTTCTTTGCTAGCTGCAAAATAATTATGGGAGATGAAGGATCAAAGAAAGATGACATTCAGAACAGAAAcaatttaaaatcaaatatgTATTCAAACTACACTACATTGTGAgtacaaattgaaaaatgactaaacTTCTAAATATGTAACTAGAAGACACTAACATTATGCATTATCATGGACGTGTAAGCATCTTATATCTCCTACAGCAGTACTACGATCATACAAGTTTTCTTAGATTCCTAGAAAACAACTctaaatgttaataacaattttatAGTTACGGTTTTTATATCTACAGTAAAATATAACTTAATTATATTCCAACATCACAAAGTTATGTCCGGTAGAAGTGGCATTTATTAATTCTACAAGACTTGAGTGAACATATACGCATAGTAGGCATAAAGTGTAGCAAAAACCTACCCCATAATAAGCTTTCTTTATTTCAGAGGAACTCGCATTCTTGCTCACACCAAGTGTCTCGTAGTAGTCTCTCACGGACATAGATGCTGATGCATAAAAGAGTACAAATCTCATAAATAAATTCCACATATTCCCTTTTGTATGCACTACCAAAATGAACAAATAATTGCATGATATTGCAAGAAACTACCTAACAAAGTAATGAAGTCTTTAAGctcaacctcttttttttttttttacacataagACATAACATTGATACCAAAGTTTTCTCATAAAACGTGGGTTTTCAACTAAAAGTACACGACACAGACACTGAGTTTCGTGGCACGTCAGAATCAGTCAAGCCTACAGAATGAGTAAATGATCCTTATAATTGAAATGTGCACAATCGCAAAAACAAGAACATATTTACAAACATATGAACAAATAAACCAAAAATGAAAGCGTATTCATGTGTCTGATACCAGTTCCATGAATTGATCTCGCTGTGAACCAATTTCCCAGCAACCAACTCTTTTTACACACTGCAAAAAAAAGGGAGGTTAAGGGGGAAAAGCAAAGGCAACAAAAACGAGTCAATTAAAGAGGGGAGAAACTTAATGCTCATTCGACAAAGTAAAATCCCATTTAaacatattaaaagaaaaataactaaataaatccAGAGCTTCGCTTGTTTTCCCTTCAGTAAGATCCGGCAATCATAAAAGGTAACCCAtttcccaaattcaaaaaaacgaAATAAAGGAGAAGTGGGTTGGTATTTGACATACCATTATTAGTATTAGTATAATCTCCCACTAAAACTCTGGAATTGTTGCAAACCCCAGTCCTGAATGTCCTATAACCACCACCAAACACCCTCCCGTACACCTGGAAGCACCAATTCAACATTGAGAAAGCTAATTAGCCAAAAAAGATACGAAATTTTCAGATTAACCGATTAATTAGCACAAATACAATCGAAAATGATAAAAGATTGTTACAAAAAATTACGATTGAAGAGGAAAGAGAGGGATAATAAATCGTACGGAAGATGAAGGGGCGTTGGATGCAAAAGAGCGACAAGCGAGCCAGTGGACGAGCCTGACGCCATTGGAGCGAACCATTTGGAGAAGGAAGAAGCACCAAAAAATGATCGAGTCTTTGTGTGGAGATGggattttttagggtttttggctGGATGGATGATAAACCCTCAAGAAACCCTAGGAGGAAGGTTCTAGTAGGCAGCTGCTCAATTTAGCAGTTTacggaggagagagaaggaaggGCCTGGCCCAATTTTGCGGGAGACACTATTCTACTTGCTTGCCAAATAATTGATGATTAATTAATGGACCAGGATACCATCCTAATACGAGGATaaggatcctcatgaccaatGAATGTGGGCCGttagatgaaaatccaacggttacaaataggGGGTTCCTTtatagttataataattataaccgttgaattttcatccaacgacCCACATCCTTTGGTTATGAGGATCatcatccttagattaggaaAAGATTTTGATCcttaattaattagggttttattttaaaaataataaaagtgaaATTTATAATTTGGTTGCGCGCGTGGTGTGGTAAGGATCTAATTATGGAGATTTTTTCTAGGATAAATTACACTCTATCAACTCAAGTTTGAGGTCTACTGTAGCCTTATATAACATCTTcaaaaatttcactttcatacttcacgtactattttatttcaatatagtacttccgttacatttttcattcgTTGGTCCTTTAAGAGCTAACGTGGCtaccacatttgtgccacgtgacTGCCAAATTTGTGTCatgtggaagaaaaaaaaaagtatgcattaaaaatattataatattgaccctataaaaaataaaaataaataaaaataaaaaacaacccaTAAACCCATCTCCCCCTTGATCcactccctctcctccactctcatCCCCTCCCCTCTCATTAAAAAACCCACCCCATCTCCCCGGTAACACCCCTCACCTGGTGCTCCAAAACTGGCGATTCTGCCTTCGTCGCGAACATGCTGCATGCCATGGACAGATTCGGCCAGCTCGACCTGAGAACCGGCGATCTGCACGGACTCAACACCATTTTCTTTGTAGCCAAACAGAAATTAAGCCCAAAGGTGaggaaaaaaattttgaattcaaaagttcaaaatttttaCAAAAAGTTTATGAATTCATCGTGGAGTGGGGGGTTACaggggaggtgggggtggggtgggatggggtGGGATGGGGTGGGTTTTCGGATGGGatgggaggtgaagagagtggaggaaaGGTGGGTTGGGGGGGTGTTCTGGGTTTTTGGGgttgtttgctttttttttttaaggggtaaatattattattatcttttaaatacataaaaaattattttttttgccacgtggcataaaTTTGGCAACCACATCAGCACAAATGTGGATCTCATATTTACCATGTCATCACTTAATGGTTTACTTAACGGATTttctaacagatgtatgaaattgaaataaaatgataagtaaatgtatgaaattgaaatgttttaaagatgttgtaaggaattgaaatcaaCCCCAAACCGgaggggtaaaatgtaatttacctttttttctattattgtttttataaataGAAGTGATCAGCCCTTTGGTTTacaatatttgatttaaaattttagcctcATTAGCATTACTCGACAAACTATAACCTAAAATCCTTGAAAATTTCCGAGAATATGTTGGTCCCACCAATGAGAGCCAACATAATAAACCCATAATTAGCTAAGAAATCGACATGATTGTCCTctagaaaaatataagaaaaacgAGAATACATTTAGCTGAGAGAGCCAAGCAATTTTACCTACGAACTTTAGGACGCCATTGTGgaaccaaaaataatcaagataaatatggaggcgacacatggatttgtgggcaaaaaagacaaaattaccctcaatgCACATCAGAACTCTCACGCGTAAGCAACAAACAATCATAACTCAATCAAAGTCAAAAGTGATCaacataggtatttattcaaaactcatttcatccatcctcatcgaatcctccccacaaggtaaccctcaattattcattcaaattaggattaattacctaaataaattgattaatttcctacttttctaattaatttcctaattgattgcaagatattattttgacataatatcttgcaagtgcacccaaaaaccaccataagtggccggCCACACCCATATAAATAGCTCACATTTctcctaaaaacctaatttcaacTCTCTTACTAAATTTTCCAAATTTGTCTAAACACTTTctccctcaaattctaactttggcatcggaggttgtTCAGCCAAAGATTCATCGTGGGTGTGTGAGGCTCTTGGCTATTGgccttgcaggtgcattttcgtccaagatgaagaagacgaaaatttgcatccacaaattggtgctttcattgagagtttgagtCACACATTTGTAGAATACTCTTGCATTCaaggtttttcgttttcttgttcatttgtagatttttcgtatgttcttattcttggagtttttatttataaaaattcttcgataaaacgtaaaagaaaagtacaatgggaAGAGATTTGGAAACCTCAATGAACGGAAATTCCAACGTTCAAGAATTAGGACCACGATAATCCACAAGGCTCAACACGACGATGAGTGGAACGGCACAACCCCTACAGGGCACCACCGCAGCAACCACCACAGCAGCCACCCTCGGCAAAGCCCACAACGCCAAGACCACGACCCAAGCTGTGTCATTCAAGCCCAAGCCTAAGGCAAGCCGGCTCGAGCCGTCAAGCCCAACGCGTTACCGAGCCGAGCCCAAGCCCGATACCTACGTTCACCAACTCCTTGCATAGTAGATGACCTTGGTGAACCAACTCTTGCAGCGCACCGAGATGCAACATGCCCTAGatgaggtgtcccgaagtaggacaaTGTCAGACGAAGAACCTCTCCAGCAACGTCCTGGCAAGCAGCTACTTGACTAGCCACGAACTGAGTGTTCCGGCAGTGTACACTCTCGAGCCCCCAAGATAATGTATACTCTCGTCCTAGCACGCggaggagcgtgcactctcaactaggcccacggacgagcatacattcacggttggggCCACATTTCGATAGTCAACATGATCAACCTTCCAATCAAAGTGTTTATTCGCGGCTAAGCCCGTAAGGAGCATCTTTCACCTCACATCAGAGTAGGCAGCACGAAGGACGGAGAGAAGCGGTCACTTAATCCAAATATGCATATAATATGTAATCACCAAGCATAAAACTGAATGAGTAGTTCAAACTCCAAAGTTTGGTTTTCCAATAGGACTGCTGCAAAAATTTTAGCCAAATGCAATTTATGCCACTACTCTTTGCTCTGCTTGCCTTCAAACTGTGACATGAATGCGGTTAAGGTGTTATGATTTATGAACCAAGTACAACAGTTTATCAATGTTGGGCAAGGTAGGGATGGGTAAATACTcattggttatgggtaaccgcgattatctgtccatttaaatttgatggtcacggttatgggtaaccatTTAGATAAATAACCGGTTATGGCTATAACCACttacccgtgaaatttaaatgggcggttatgggtattacttgcggttataaacgggtacccatttaaccgtttattttaatatatgtaaaactaaaataaaaaaaattagtttctaaCTATGTTTAGTATCCCGAGATATAATTGGTTATAAAGggccataatatatatatatatatatatatatatatttatgcctcgcttgagagaaaaatatagttgatagaaCGAGCTAATGTTTAATATCtgtgattgaatgtgctaaaGCATCAGAGTGTTCGacagttttgttttggagtcttttggagctttgaccaattcaagataatgattaccttgagcatttagaaacatgttattatcaGATGATACGtacctatatatattatcaGAGTTGTTAGAGATTAAAGTGAAACGGGAGCCATGTATTAGtctgtttattttcttcactagtaTCAGATAAGAGAAATAAACGTAAAGAGGGACAAATGAGGAAAACATGATTATTACTTTctgtttttcatctttttgtacTACCCATACGATACAAACATACGTCTCTTTTAATGCATGTAAAAGGCTTACacaccaaaacaataaaaaccaaacttctaCTATTTAAGCAATATAATTTTGACTTCTATTCTTCCACTTTCCACCCTTAGCCATATGtggttgttttttttatgtgggcattcacaccaatttcacaacagaaatcattacttgagtatttatagtCTCAACAACTACTAATGTTAGTGAtaaacaattcaagaattaattacaaaaacaaaaaggcacaactttgtattacttgtaggGCAATTAACTCCactatttttcttaaaaaaggcATAAGGTAGAGAGAATTATCATCACAGTAATTCCCAAGCCTATCTTTTCTCTTTATGTTGTTGcacccctctctttctctctcgttCAGTTAAATTTAGGCCACAACACATTGTTAAACACACTTCTGACACTGAGCTAAGGAACTGAATGTTTGTTTACTACAAAGTcgttcacaatattcatcaagCAATCCAAATAATCCATAAAACAtggtttcaattttgatattttttcaacaatgattgcatgaaacattcaccatgaagcatgaactctaattttatgtttttttttttttttgaaattatagATTCAGCTTAAATTTATTGTTCTTATAGTTGCGGTGAATTGAATATGGGtgaataagagaagaaaaaaaatgggatttttCAAACCCTACACGTATGGGAGTCGTAGCCTGAAGCCGCGCTGCCCGAGCCACCAAGTCGTTCCTGCTCCAAAACTCTAAAGTCCAAAACAAAGCCGTTTTGCATCACCTTTCTTACGGACTTAGGGTGCCTGCAGTCGACATGCAACCCAATTGCGCATATGCACCAAACCGtcccacttgttttttttttcttttaggccttgttttatttttggcacGCATGAAATAACAAGCCCATGGGTTAGGtcttatttttcacttttccttCTTAGCCCAATAATTGGGTATATAATCTGTTAACCCATTTACTTCTCCTTTGTTGGCCAGCAACCCAACAACCACTCTTTTGGGCTTGTAAGCCACGACAGCCCCATATTTTGGGTCGTCACTCATTCTTTTCACACATGGGTCCAGAAACTATTCTCGTTCACTGCATatgtatattgtgtttgtttaCATGTATCATGAACATATAGTTCGTACTTAAACTcgaacttgaagttttgaaaataagtgcCATAGAAATTCgaagtttcataaaacaatacacccgtaAAAATCTGGAGTTCTTGTAGGTgatttgttaggattacatgtagatgatacttttaaaaacaactgtaaaatttagtttgtgcaaattactttattgtccataattttgttttgtgatagaagacaaaaatgttttttcaccCTCTTATAGTTGATAAAAAGAGATTCATtaatatgtggtttaaattaacttcttccttACAAATCTGTTATGCgtaaataaactaacttgaaataggtccaattttatggaaggatatcctcttcggatcccttccaccaaatctaCCAAATCAATTAATCTaggcccttgaaatttgatccaacgactacaaacagggggttcatttaaaagttataataattttagccgttggactaaatttcaagggtccgaaTTAGGTGATTGGAtgaatttggtggaagagatccagaaatgatccctttcccaattttatggcctaacaattagattagtccaattcttagtttttttatttttatttaggtCCATGAATAGAACTCCATGTGTTAgcactttttgttgttaggttgatactttgcattgtgattaatattttactctactatagctattcaatggaaaaagaaaaaaaagaaaggaaaaaaaaagaaaatgatatgaTCGGTACTTTGCTAGCAACTCTATTTGAAGATAATCGCTATAATCTAAGCGACTAATTCAAAGAAAAGTCGCTATCTTTATGCCGATCCTcccttttcaatatttttttttttcagtttgttatttatttattttttttgttaatgtttcttttatttctcttaccataataacaaattatcata is from Pyrus communis chromosome 10, drPyrComm1.1, whole genome shotgun sequence and encodes:
- the LOC137748540 gene encoding chaperone protein dnaJ GFA2, mitochondrial, whose translation is MVRSNGVRLVHWLACRSFASNAPSSSVYGRVFGGGYRTFRTGVCNNSRVLVGDYTNTNNVCKKSWLLGNWFTARSIHGTASMSVRDYYETLGVSKNASSSEIKKAYYGLAKKLHPDTNKNDPDTEKKFQEVQKAYEVLKDEEKRQEYDQMGHDAYENQGNGFPNDFRNPFKDIFDENIFNIFRQNGGQDIKVTLELSFMEAVQGCAKTVSFQAAVPCEACGGSGVPPGTRPESCKRCKGSGMTFMQTGPFRMQTTCSQCGGTGKTFPKLCNSCNGRRVKSGMKSVKLDIMPGVDDNETIRVFSSGGADPDGMQPGDLFVTIKVREDPVFRREGADIHVDAVLGITQAILGGTIQVPTLTGDVVLKVRAGTQPGQKVVLKKKGIKTRNSYTFGDQYVHFNVSIPANLTQRQRELIEEFAKEEQGEYGKHAAAGAS